In Blastocatellia bacterium, the following are encoded in one genomic region:
- a CDS encoding citrate synthase, giving the protein MTKETLTLIDNRTGKSYEIPIQHGTIRAMDLRQIKTSPDDFGLMTYDPGFTNTASCKSQITFIDGERGILWYRGYPIEQLAEKSTFLETAYLILYGELPTKEQLADWTWNITHHTMLHENTKKFIDGFHYDAHPMAILISTVAALSTFYADSKNIHDPESRKLQTYRLVAKMPTIAAFAYRHSRGLPYAYPDNDLSYTGNFLNMLFKATELKYTPNATLERALDVLFILHADHEQNCSTNTMRSVGSSHADPFCAVAAAAAALYGPLHGGANEAVLRMLQQIGSREHVPEFIKRVKAGEGRLMGFGHRVYKNYDPRARIIKQIATEVLDVTGSNPLLDIALELERIALEDDYFVSRKLYPNVDFYSGIIYQAMGFPTTMFPVLFAIPRTAGWLAQWDEMLRDSDQKIARPRQIYLGHSKRDFVPIEARQTCA; this is encoded by the coding sequence ATGACAAAAGAGACACTAACCTTGATTGATAACCGAACCGGCAAAAGCTACGAAATTCCTATCCAACATGGCACGATTCGAGCCATGGACCTACGTCAAATCAAAACCTCGCCCGATGATTTTGGTTTGATGACCTACGACCCGGGATTCACCAACACCGCCTCGTGCAAGAGCCAGATCACGTTCATTGATGGCGAGCGCGGCATCCTCTGGTATCGCGGCTACCCGATTGAGCAACTGGCCGAAAAAAGCACATTCCTAGAGACAGCTTATCTGATCCTCTACGGCGAACTGCCAACCAAAGAGCAGTTGGCTGACTGGACATGGAATATCACGCATCACACTATGCTCCACGAAAACACCAAGAAGTTCATTGATGGCTTCCACTACGATGCCCATCCAATGGCTATCTTGATCAGCACTGTGGCGGCGCTCTCCACGTTTTACGCCGACTCAAAAAATATCCATGATCCAGAATCACGAAAGTTGCAGACCTATCGCCTCGTCGCCAAAATGCCTACCATTGCTGCCTTCGCCTACCGCCACAGCCGAGGATTGCCTTATGCCTATCCGGATAACGACCTGAGCTACACAGGCAATTTCCTCAACATGCTCTTCAAAGCCACCGAACTCAAATACACGCCCAATGCCACGCTGGAGCGCGCGCTCGATGTGCTCTTCATCCTGCACGCTGATCATGAACAGAATTGCAGCACCAATACCATGCGCAGCGTCGGCAGTTCACATGCCGATCCATTCTGCGCCGTAGCAGCAGCCGCAGCGGCGCTCTATGGCCCCTTGCACGGCGGCGCCAATGAGGCCGTCCTGCGGATGCTCCAACAGATCGGATCGCGCGAGCACGTCCCCGAATTCATCAAACGCGTCAAGGCCGGCGAAGGCCGATTGATGGGATTCGGTCACCGCGTCTACAAAAACTACGACCCACGTGCCCGCATCATCAAGCAAATTGCCACCGAAGTCCTTGATGTCACCGGCAGCAACCCACTGCTCGATATTGCGCTGGAACTGGAAAGAATCGCGCTCGAAGACGACTACTTCGTCTCGCGCAAACTCTATCCGAACGTTGACTTCTATTCCGGCATCATCTATCAGGCAATGGGGTTCCCAACTACCATGTTCCCCGTGCTCTTCGCTATCCCGCGCACGGCGGGTTGGCTTGCTCAATGGGACGAAATGCTCAGGGATAGCGATCAAAAGATCGCCCGACCTCGGCAGATTTACCTCGGTCATTCCAAACGAGACTTCGTCCCAATCGAGGCACGGCAGACGTGCGCGTGA